One Halobaculum roseum DNA segment encodes these proteins:
- a CDS encoding diphthine--ammonia ligase: protein MSDNDGGDTAAGGDGDGAYVGLFSGGKDSSWAVYRALERGLPVERLLTVHPAGDSYMYHVPETRLAALAAESIGLPLVEVEPEDFHAGEATDSGAQGDSELEPMEAALTDLAADLPLAGVTAGAVESEFQTSRIEAMCDRLGIDLFAPLWQRDPRTLAEEMIDAGFEIRILQVAAAGLDESWLGRTIDREALAELERLNDEYGVHVLGEGGEFETFVVDGPHMDRRIEVEYDTEWDGTRGRIRVTDARLAE, encoded by the coding sequence ATGAGCGACAACGATGGCGGCGACACGGCCGCCGGCGGCGACGGCGACGGCGCCTACGTCGGGCTGTTCTCCGGCGGGAAGGACTCGTCGTGGGCGGTGTACCGGGCGCTGGAGCGCGGGCTCCCCGTCGAGCGACTGCTGACGGTCCACCCCGCGGGCGACTCGTACATGTACCACGTCCCCGAAACGCGCCTGGCCGCGTTGGCGGCCGAGAGCATCGGGCTCCCCCTCGTGGAGGTGGAACCCGAGGACTTCCACGCCGGCGAGGCGACCGACTCGGGCGCGCAGGGCGACAGCGAGCTGGAGCCGATGGAGGCGGCGCTGACCGACCTCGCGGCGGACCTGCCGCTCGCGGGCGTCACCGCCGGCGCCGTCGAGTCGGAGTTTCAGACGAGCCGGATCGAGGCGATGTGCGACCGCCTCGGGATCGACCTGTTCGCGCCGCTGTGGCAGCGCGATCCCCGGACGCTGGCCGAGGAAATGATCGACGCCGGGTTCGAGATCCGGATCCTCCAGGTCGCGGCCGCGGGGCTCGACGAGTCGTGGCTCGGCCGTACCATCGATCGCGAGGCGCTCGCGGAGCTGGAGCGGCTCAACGACGAGTACGGCGTCCACGTGCTCGGCGAGGGCGGGGAGTTCGAAACGTTCGTGGTCGACGGCCCGCACATGGACCGGCGGATCGAGGTAGAGTACGACACGGAATGGGACGGCACTCGGGGACGGATCCGGGTGACGGACGCCCGGCTGGCGGAGTAA
- a CDS encoding sugar phosphate nucleotidyltransferase: MKAVVLAGGYATRLWPITRNRPKMLLPVGDGTVIDEIFGDLEADDRIDEVFVSTNERFAGEFEDYLADAEFEKPTVSVEDTSAESEKFGVVGALAQLIDRENVDDDLVVVAGDNLISFDVAEFVDFFAEKGTPALAAYDVGSRERAKSYGLVELDGDRVVDFQEKPEDPKSTLVSIACYAFPQETLPDFEEYLSDGNNPDEPGWFIQWLQSRQPVHAFTFEEAWFDIGTPESYLDAVSWYLDGESVVHPDATVENSEIGDDVYVLAGAEIVDSSLDSSVVFGNATVRDADVRRSIIDEETVVDGLDLSGALIGAHSRLTNEES, from the coding sequence ATGAAGGCAGTTGTGCTCGCTGGGGGGTACGCGACGAGGCTGTGGCCGATCACTCGCAACCGGCCGAAGATGCTGCTTCCGGTCGGCGACGGCACCGTCATCGACGAGATCTTCGGCGATCTGGAGGCGGACGACCGGATCGACGAGGTGTTCGTCTCCACGAACGAACGCTTCGCCGGGGAGTTCGAGGACTACCTCGCGGACGCCGAGTTCGAGAAGCCGACCGTCTCCGTCGAGGACACCAGCGCCGAGTCCGAGAAGTTCGGCGTCGTCGGCGCGCTCGCGCAGCTGATCGACCGCGAGAACGTGGACGACGACCTGGTCGTCGTCGCCGGCGACAACCTGATCTCCTTCGACGTGGCGGAGTTCGTGGACTTCTTCGCCGAGAAGGGGACGCCGGCGCTTGCGGCCTACGACGTGGGATCGCGCGAGCGTGCGAAGAGCTACGGCCTGGTCGAACTCGACGGCGACCGCGTCGTCGACTTCCAGGAGAAGCCCGAGGACCCCAAGAGCACGCTCGTGTCCATCGCCTGCTACGCGTTCCCGCAGGAGACGCTTCCGGACTTCGAGGAATACCTCTCTGACGGCAACAACCCGGACGAGCCCGGCTGGTTCATCCAGTGGCTCCAGTCGCGCCAGCCCGTCCACGCGTTCACCTTCGAGGAGGCGTGGTTCGACATCGGCACCCCCGAGAGCTACCTCGACGCCGTCTCGTGGTACCTCGACGGCGAGTCGGTCGTCCACCCGGACGCGACCGTCGAGAACTCCGAGATCGGCGACGACGTGTACGTCCTCGCGGGCGCGGAGATCGTCGACTCCTCGCTCGACTCGTCGGTCGTCTTCGGCAACGCGACCGTCCGCGACGCGGACGTGCGCCGGAGCATCATCGACGAGGAGACCGTCGTCGACGGGCTCGATCTCTCTGGCGCCCTCATCGGCGCGCACTCGCGGCTGACGAACGAGGAAAGCTGA
- a CDS encoding transcriptional regulator translates to MPDRTTRERIAETLRERACSGGALAAEFDVPRSVVYDHLDHVAESLPESEQFLVAPPTCRDCGFDDFDDPVNAPSRCPECKGENVEEPRFVIESD, encoded by the coding sequence ATGCCCGATCGGACGACCCGCGAGCGGATCGCCGAGACGCTGCGCGAGCGGGCGTGTTCCGGCGGCGCGCTCGCCGCCGAGTTCGACGTGCCCCGTTCCGTCGTGTACGACCACCTGGACCACGTCGCGGAGTCGCTGCCGGAGAGCGAACAGTTTCTGGTCGCGCCGCCGACGTGTCGCGACTGCGGCTTCGACGACTTCGACGACCCGGTGAACGCCCCGTCGCGGTGTCCCGAGTGCAAGGGAGAGAACGTCGAGGAGCCGCGGTTCGTGATCGAGTCCGACTGA
- a CDS encoding type 1 glutamine amidotransferase domain-containing protein, which produces MSETTALFVVSEEGYWAEECIELLTTLDAAGVDVTVATPSGSPPVVDERSLDPEDVGEETVERYREIHETDDRLRDPEPIATVDAADHDAVVFPGGHGTVWDVNQDRHARGALREAVAGDDGVALVVCHAVGILAFARNADGEFLVDGRDVTGFPNEWEEGIVDDLDRIEGRKLPYWVEDEVVAAGGTFDAELDAETSVTVDGDLITARGPGSSSEAAETLLAELGVEATA; this is translated from the coding sequence ATGAGCGAAACTACGGCGTTGTTCGTCGTCAGCGAGGAGGGGTACTGGGCCGAGGAGTGTATCGAGCTGCTCACGACGCTCGACGCCGCCGGCGTCGACGTGACCGTGGCGACGCCGTCCGGGTCGCCGCCGGTGGTGGACGAGCGTTCGCTCGACCCCGAGGACGTGGGCGAGGAGACCGTCGAACGGTACCGCGAGATCCACGAGACCGACGACCGGCTTCGCGATCCCGAACCGATCGCGACGGTCGACGCCGCCGACCACGACGCCGTCGTGTTCCCCGGCGGCCACGGCACCGTCTGGGACGTGAACCAGGACCGCCACGCCCGAGGCGCGCTGCGGGAGGCGGTCGCCGGCGACGACGGGGTCGCGCTGGTCGTCTGTCACGCCGTCGGGATCCTCGCGTTCGCTCGGAACGCGGACGGGGAGTTCCTCGTCGACGGCCGCGACGTGACCGGCTTCCCGAACGAGTGGGAGGAGGGGATCGTCGACGACCTCGACCGGATCGAGGGGCGGAAGCTCCCCTACTGGGTCGAGGACGAGGTCGTCGCCGCCGGCGGGACCTTCGACGCCGAACTCGACGCCGAGACCAGCGTCACCGTCGACGGCGACCTGATCACCGCCCGCGGGCCCGGCTCGTCGAGCGAGGCAGCCGAGACGCTCCTCGCGGAGCTGGGCGTCGAGGCGACGGCGTGA